In one Mustela lutreola isolate mMusLut2 chromosome 8, mMusLut2.pri, whole genome shotgun sequence genomic region, the following are encoded:
- the FBXL14 gene encoding F-box/LRR-repeat protein 14 — translation METHISCLFPELLAMIFGYLDVRDKGRAAQVCTAWRDAAYHKSVWRGVEAKLHLRRANPSLFPSLQARGIRRVQILSLRRSLSYVIQGMANIESLNLSGCYNLTDNGLGHAFVQEIGSLRALNLSLCKQITDSSLGRIAQYLKGLEVLELGGCSNITNTGLLLIAWGLQRLKSLNLRSCRHLSDVGIGHLAGMTRSAAEGCLGLEQLTLQDCQKLTDLSLKHISRGLTGLRLLNLSFCGGISDAGLLHLSHMGSLRSLNLRSCDNISDTGIMHLAMGSLRLSGLDVSFCDKVGDQSLAYIAQGLDGLKSLSLCSCHISDDGINRMVRQMHGLRTLNIGQCVRITDKGLELIAEHLSQLTGIDLYGCTRITKRGLERITQLPCLKVLNLGLWQMTDSEKVR, via the coding sequence atggagacCCACATCTCGTGCTTGTTCCCCGAGCTGCTGGCCATGATCTTCGGCTACCTGGACGTCCGGGATAAGGGGCGCGCGGCGCAGGTGTGCACGGCCTGGCGGGACGCCGCCTACCACAAGTCGGTGTGGCGGGGGGTGGAGGCCAAGCTGCACCTGCGCCGGGCCAACCCGTCGCTGTTCCCCAGCCTGCAGGCCCGGGGTATCCGCCGTGTGCAGATCCTGAGCCTCCGCCGCAGCCTCAGCTACGTGATCCAGGGCATGGCCAACATCGAGAGTCTCAACCTAAGCGGCTGCTACAACCTCACTGACAACGGGCTGGGCCACGCGTTTGTGCAGGAGATCGGCTCCCTGCGTGCCCTCAACCTGAGCCTCTGCAAGCAGATCACCGACAGCAGCCTGGGCCGCATAGCCCAGTACCTCAAGGGCTTGGAGGTGCTGGAGCTGGGGGGTTGCAGCAACATCACCAACACCGGCCTTCTGCTCATCGCCTGGGGCCTGCAGCGCCTCAAGAGCCTTAATCTCCGCAGCTGCCGCCACCTCTCGGACGTGGGCATCGGGCACCTGGCCGGCATGACGCGCAGCGCTGCCGAGGGCTGCCTGGGCCTGGAGCAGCTCACGCTGCAGGACTGCCAGAAGCTCACCGACCTTTCTCTAAAGCACATCTCCCGGGGGCTGACGGGCCTGAGGCTTCTCAACCTCAGCTTCTGCGGGGGCATCTCGGACGCGGGCCTCCTGCACCTGTCGCACATGGGCAGCCTCCGCAGCCTTAACCTGCGCTCCTGCGATAACATCAGCGACACGGGCATCATGCATCTGGCTATGGGCAGCCTGCGCCTCTCAGGGCTGGATGTGTCCTTCTGTGACAAGGTGGGGGACCAGAGCCTGGCTTACATAGCCCAGGGCTTGGACGGCCTCaagtccctgtccctctgctcctgccacaTCAGCGATGATGGCATCAACCGCATGGTGCGGCAGATGCACGGGCTGCGCACGCTCAACATCGGACAGTGTGTGCGCATCACAGACAAGGGCCTAGAGCTGATCGCGGAGCACCTGAGCCAGCTCACCGGCATAGACCTGTATGGCTGTACCCGGATCACCAAGCGCGGCCTGGAGCGCATCACGCAGCTGCCCTGCCTCAAGGTACTCAACCTGGGACTCTGGCAGATGACGGACAGTGAGAAGGTCAGGTGA